The Delphinus delphis chromosome 2, mDelDel1.2, whole genome shotgun sequence genome contains a region encoding:
- the MAP1A gene encoding microtubule-associated protein 1A, protein METEAGPWRPFDVAMETSPGLGLRSPGSLLAQNPAEPLCEAGAAVAAARWDLQKHSLLIVIGDIGTENQLRAVRAHLEQGILSWNIDLSSIDLNQQLRLFITRHLAHFSSEVKGQRTLCHQSEILETIVLVNPSADSISSEVHHLLSSPSAHKLLILSGQSLEPGGDLILQSGTYSYQNFAQVLQNPEIAQLLSNRDPGIQAFLTVSCLGEGDWSHLGLSSSQETLHLRLNPEPMLPTMDGVAEFSEYVSETVDVPSPFDLLEPPTSGGFLKLSKPCCYIFPGGRGDSALFAVNGFNILVDGGSDRKSCFWKLVRHLDRIDSVLLTHIGADNLPGINGLLQRKVAELEEEQSQGSSSYSDWVKNLISPELGVVFFNVPDKLRLPDASRKAKRSIEEACLTLQHLNRLGIQAEPLYRVVSNTIEPLTLFHKMGVGRLDMYVLNPVKDSKEMQFLMQKWAGNSKAKTGIVLANGKEAEISVPYLTSITALVVWLPANPTEKIVRVLFPGNAPQNKILEGLEKLRHLDFLRYPVATQKELATGAVPANLKPSKIKQRADSKESLKATTKTAVGKLAKREEVAEEGAKEARSELAKELAKTEKKVKESSEKPPEKPAKPERVRTESSEALKAEKRKLIKDKVGKKHLKEKISKLEEKKDKEKKEIKKERKELKKDEGRKEEKKDAKKEEKRKDTKPEVKKISKPDLKPFTPEVRKTLYKAKAPGRVKMEKSRAARGEKELSSEPRTPPAQKGAAPFPTRELALSSPEDLTQDFEELKREETGLLAEQRDTGLGEKPLPPDTAEGGLPSTLAPGAPPSVPGLEPEEPVIKEKEAVPDIPEEQGSKDRGPDSGAETEKERAPWEDKKAKESEGIPDRKEAREESEPEVKEDVIEKAELEEMEELHPSDEEEEEETKAEGFYQKHKQEALQVTPRGREALGVQELGLQGKAPEKETSSFLSSLATPAGATEHVSYIQDETIPGYSETEQTISDEEIHDEPEERAAPPRFPTGTYDLPGPEGPGPFEASQPADIAVPTTPSKGYGAPESELTYPPNMVAAPLAEEEHVSSATSITECDKLSSFATSVAEDQSVASLTAPQTEETGKSSLLLDTVTSIPSSHTEATQGLDYVPSAGTISPTSSLEEDKGFKSPPCEEFSVTGESEKRGEIVQRGLSGERAVEEEEEETTNVQMSEKLHDQYEPLMFAAPGHTLHPGEPAVGEAEERCLSPDDSTVKMASPPPSGPPSATHTPFHQSPVEEKSEPQDFQEADSWGDTKRTPGVSKEDAAEGTVKPGPEEGTPEEEGTLPPPRSPQAQEAPISIVGGHAGCTVQLLPEEDKAIVFETVETGEPTGPILETEALPRDLRTSHQEPGEPQKDEVLRFPDRGLSPEEVESPSVLSVVSPDTADREAVPRSPCGLTEQHLHKDLWPQVSPEDTRSLSLSEESPSKETSLDISSKQLSPESLGTLQFGELTLGKEEKGPLMQTEDTSHRLAPVSIPEARAATVSPPTDGTGGYAAQADVTDESPDRKLPASSFSHSTLLGDGKQSPGMITSPGEHILTPDSSLTKSPESLPSPAMEDIAMEWEDKVPELKDRLPEQKEKGPEPKDEVLEQKDTVTEQKGTAIYRKDEVLEEKDKAVEQQDKALEQKGRDLEHRDTALEQKDKALEGKDKDLEPKDRDLEPKDKTLEQEDKVPGEKDEILEQKVRDSEHKDKVPEDKVPELKGKALEQKDEAPEQDKAPEQKDKALEKKDQALEQKYLALEQKGEALEQNICPKAVEQKDKILEEKDRTQEQESPVQEDKTMTLKEKILEEKSPEKVKAVGHKEEALLEKTKALGLEESPVQEDKAREQDEKYWKEQDVVQEWQETSPARGEPAGEQKEPARTWEDTSPEQEDRYWRGTEDVVLEQDTYWRELSCERKVWFPHELGGQGARPRFTEERESTFLDEGPDDEQEVPPLEPTPKSPWASDFKGFQEPSPQKELEVERWLAESPVGLPPEEEDKLTRSPFEIISPPASPPEMVGQRVPPATGQESPIPEPKPMPPMRNEPTTPSWLADIPPWVPKDRPLPPAPLSPAPAPPTPAPQPLTPAPFSWDTAEYDSVVAAVQEGAAELEGGPYSPLGKDYRKAEGEREEEGGVGVPDSSPLGSKVPEASASLASKEPEQTEPEQREPTPYPDERSFQYADIYEQMMLTGLGPACPTREPPLGAAGDWPPHISAKEEAAGQCTSAEKELSSPVSPHRLQFDTPTFSYAALAGPTIPPKQEPEPGPSVDPSLTPPAIPPRAPIPQSKGPSPPLNGNILSHSPDRRTPSPKEPGRGHWDDSTRDLELEKGAREQPEKEAQSPSPPQPMPAGPSALWPESEAHTSPSLDSHLGPARPSLDFPASAFGFSSLQPAPPQLPSPAEPRSAPCGSLAFSGDRALALAPGPPTRARHDEYLEVTKAPSLDSSLPQLPSPSSPGAPLSSLPRPASPALSEGSSSEATTPVMSSVAERFPPGLEAAEQGSVELVPGMEPAAHGLWDLTALSPAPPASLDLAPALAPSLPGDMDEGTLPCRLECSGAATKKPSPLQGPSRDRATNGPTETSPKPPGPAPAEAEKGKAEACPAWERGAWPEGAERSSRPGTLLSPEQPRCPGGASGDQPRSVSPEMEAGPQGCAAEPRPHRGELSPSFLNPPLPQSTDDSDLLTEEARLVGRGGRRRVGAAGATGGPCPVADETPPTSVSDSGSSQSDSDVPPETEECPSITAEAALDSDEDGDFLPVDKAGGFSGTHHPRPGHDPPPIPQPDPRPAPPRPDVCMADPEGLSSESGRVERLREKEKTQGRVGRRATGRAKPASPAQRLDLRGKRSPTPGKGTADRASRVPPRPRSTPSQVTPAEEKDGHSPMSKGLINGLKAGPTALGSKGSSGPPVYVDLAYIPNHCSGKTADLDFFRRVRASYYVVSGNDPANGEPSRAVLDALLEGKAQWGENLQVTLIPTHDTEVTREWYQQTHEQQQQLNVLVLASSSTVVMQDESFPACKIEF, encoded by the exons ATGGAGACCGAGGCTGGGCCCTGGCGGCCTTTCGACGTTGCCATGGAGACAAGTCCCGGGCTAGGGCTCCGAAGCCCCGGCTCTCTGCTGGCTCAGAACCCCGCGGAGCCGCTCTGCGAGGCCGGAGCCGCGGTGGCGGCGGCACGCTGGGACCTGCAGAAACACTCTTTGCTCATCGTGATCGGCGATATCGGTACAGAGAATCAGCTGAGGGCCGTTCGGGCCCACCTTGAGCAAG ggATTCTCTCCTGGAACATTGATTTATCATCCATTGACTTGAACCAACAATTGAGACTCTTCATTACCCGGCATCTAGCTCACTTCTCCTCAGAGGTCAAAG GCCAGAGGACCCTCTGCCACCAGAGTGAGATCCTAGAGACCATCGTCCTGGTAAACCCCAGTGCCGACAGCATCAGCTCCGAG GTTCACCACCTCCTTAGCAGCCCCTCAGCTCACAAACTACTGATCTTGAGTGGGCAAAGTTTAGAGCCTGGGGGAGACCTCATCCTACAGAGTGGCACCTACTCCTATCAAAACTTTGCCCAGGTCCTTCAAAACCCAGAG ATTGCCCAATTGCTCAGCAATAGAGACCCTGGGATCCAGGCTTTCCTCACTGTGTCCTGCTTAGGGGAGGGTGATTGGAGCCACCTGGGACTATCCAGTTCCCAAGAGACCCTGCACCTCCGGCTAAACCCTGAGCCCATGCTGCCCACCATGGATGGCGTGGCTGAGTTCTCCGAGTACGTCTCTGAGACCGTGGATGTGCCATCTCCCTTTGACCTGCTGGAGCCCCCCACCTCAGGGGGCTTCCTCAAGCTCTCCAAGCCATGCTGCTACATCTTCCCTGGCGGCCGCGGGGACTCTGCCCTCTTTGCCGTTAATGGTTTCAACATCCTGGTGGATGGTGGCTCTGATCGCAAGTCCTGCTTCTGGAAGCTGGTGCGGCACTTGGACCGCATTGACTCCGTGCTGCTCACACACATCGGGGCAGACAACCTGCCAGGCATCAACGGACTCCTGCAGCGCAAAGTGGCGGAACTGGAGGAGGAGCAGTCCCAGGGCTCTAGCAGCTACAGCGACTGGGTGAAGAACCTCATCTCCCCCGAGCTTGGAGTCGTCTTTTTCAACGTGCCCGATAAGCTGCGGCTGCCTGATGCCTCGCGGAAGGCCAAGCGCAGCATTGAGGAGGCCTGCCTCACTCTGCAGCACTTAAACCGCCTAGGCATCCAGGCCGAGCCCCTCTACCGTGTGGTCAGCAACACCATCGAGCCGCTGACCCTCTTCCACAAGATGGGTGTGGGCCGCCTGGACATGTACGTCCTCAACCCTGTCAAGGATAGCAAGGAGATGCAGTTCCTCATGCAAAAGTGGGCAGGCAACAGTAAAGCTAAGACAGGCATTGTGCTGGCTAATGGGAAGGAGGCTGAGATCTCGGTGCCCTACCTGACCTCCATCACTGCTCTGGTGGTCTGGCTACCAGCCAACCCCACTGAGAAGATTGTGCGCGTGCTTTTTCCAGGGAATGCTCCCCAGAACAAGATCTTGGAGGGCCTGGAAAAGCTTCGACACCTGGACTTCCTGCGCTACCCCGTGGCCACGCAGAAGGAGCTGGCCACTGGGGCTGTGCCTGCCAACCTCAAACCCAGCAAAATCAAACAGCGGGCTGATAGCAAGGAGAGCCTCAAGGCCACAACCAAGACAGCCGTGGGCAAGCTGGCCAAACGGGAGGAGGTGGCCGAAGAGGGAGCCAAGGAGGCCCGCTCAGAACTGGCCAAGGAGTTAGCCAAGACAGAGAAGAAGGTAAAGGAGTCATCTGAGAAGCCCCCAGAGAAGCCTGCCAAGCCTGAGAGGGTGAGGACAGAGTCGAGTGAGGCACTGAAGGCAGAGAAGCGAAAGCTGATCAAAGACAAGGTGGGGAAGAAGCACCTGAAAGAAAAGATATCAaagctggaagagaaaaaagacaaagagaagaaagagatcaagaaggagaggaaggagctcaagaaggatgaaggaaggaaggaggaaaagaaggatgccaagaaggaggagaagaggaaagatacCAAACCTGAGGTCAAAAAGATTTCCAAGCCAGACCTGAAGCCCTTTACCCCTGAGGTACGGAAGACCCTCTACAAAGCCAAGGCCcctggcagagtcaagatggagAAGAGCCGGGCTGCCCGTGGGGAGAAGGAGCTGTCCTCTGAGCCCCGGACACCCCCAGCCCAAAAGGGGGCTGCACCATTCCCAACAAGGGAGCTGGCCTTGTCTTCACCAGAGGATCTCACACAGGACTTCGAGGAGTTGAAGCGTGAGGAGACGGGGTTGCTGGCTGAACAAAGGGACACAGGACTAGGAGAGAAACCACTCCCCCCAGACACTGCAGAGGGGGGACTCCCAAGCACATTGGCCCCGGGGGCACCACCCTCTGTCCCAGGGCTGGAACCAGAAGAGCCTGTGATAAAGGAGAAAGAGGCTGTCCCAGACATCCCTGAGGAACAAGGCAGCAAGGACAGAGGCCCAGACTCTGGGgctgaaacagagaaagagagagccccCTGGGAGGATAAAAAGGCAAAGGAATCAGAGGGGATCCCCGACagaaaagaagccagagaggAAAGTGAACCTGAGGTAAAGGAGGATGTGATAGAGAAGGCCGAGTTAGAGGAAATGGAGGAGCTGCACCCTTCAgacgaggaggaagaggaagagacaaaggCTGAGGGTTTTTACCAAAAACATAAGCAAGAAGCCTTGCAGGTAACGCCAAGGGGCAGGGAGGCTCTCGGGGTCCAGGAACTAGGACTCCAAGGCAAGGCCCCTGAGAAGGAGACCTCGTCATTCCTAAGTAGCCTGGCCACCCCTGCAGGAGCCACTGAGCACGTCTCTTACATCCAGGACGAGACAATCCCTGGCTACTCAGAGACCGAGCAGACTATCTCGGATGAGGAGATCCATGATGAGCCGGAGGAGCGTGCAGCTCCACCTAGATTTCCTACAGGTACCTATGACCTCCCTGGGCCTGAAGGTCCTGGCCCCTTTGAGGCTAGCCAGCCTGCAGACATTGCTGTTCCCACCACCCCCAGCAAAGGCTATGGAGCGCCAGAGTCGGAACTCACCTACCCCCCCAACATGGTGGCCGCCCCTCTGGCTGAAGAGGAGCATGTGTCCTCGGCCACCTCAATCACTGAGTGTGACAAGCTTTCTTCCTTTGCCACATCTGTGGCTGAGGACCAATCCGTGGCTTCACTCACAGCTCCCCAGACAGAGGAGACAGGTAAGAGCTCCCTGCTGCTTGACACGGTCACAAGCATCCCCTCCTCCCACACGGAAGCCACTCAGGGCCTGGACTATGTGCCATCAGCTGGTACCATCTCACCCACCTCCTCACTGGAAGAAGACAAAGGTTTCAAATCACCACCCTGTGAGGAGTTCTCCGTGACTGGGGAgtcagagaagagaggagagattgTACAGAGAGGCTTGTCTGGAGAGAGAGCcgtggaagaggaagaggaggagaccaCAAATGTACAGATGTCTGAGAAACTTCACGATCAGTATGAACCCCTGATGTTTGCTGCCCCTGGCCACACCCTACATCCCGGGGAGCCAGCCGTTGGAGAAGCGGAGGAGCGCTGCCTCAGCCCAGATGACAGCACAGTGAAGATGGCCTCTCCCCCACCATCTGGCCCACCCAGTGCCACCCACACGCCCTTTCATCAGTCCCCAGTGGAAGAAAAGTCTGAGCCCCAAGACTTTCAGGAAGCAGACTCCTGGGGAGATACTAAGCGTACACCAGGTGTGAGCAAGGAAGATGCTGCAGAAGGGACAGTCAAGCCAGGGCCTGAAGAGGGCACACCAGAGGAGGAGGGAACGTTGCCTCCTCCCAGGAGCCCCCAGGCCCAGGAAGCACCCATCAGCATTGTTGGAGGACATGCAGGCTGTACTGTCCAACTGCTGCCAGAAGAGGACAAAGCAATAGTCTTTGAGACTGTGGAGACGGGAGAGCCCACAGGGCCGATTCTGGAAACAGAAGCCCTTCCCAGAGATTTGAGAACATCACACCAAGAACCTGGTGAACCTCAGAAAGATGAGGTGCTCCGGTTTCCTGACCGAGGCCTCTCCCCTGAAGAGGTGGAGTCCCCCTCTGTCCTCAGCGTGGTCTCCCCAGACACTGCCGACCGAGAAGCCGTCCCTAGGTCTCCCTGTGGCCTGACAGAGCAGCACCTACACAAAGACCTTTGGCCACAGGTATCTCCAGAAGACACCCGGTCGCTTTCTCTCTCAGAAGAGAGTCCCAGCAAGGAGACCTCTCTGGATATCTCTTCTAAGCAGCTGTCTCCAGAAAGCCTTGGCACCCTCCAGTTTGGGGAACTAAcccttggaaaggaagaaaaagggccTCTGATGCAGACTGAGGACACCTCTCACCGCCTAGCCCCTGTGTCTATTCCAGAAGCCCGTGCAGCCACAGTGTCACCTCCCACAGATGGGACCGGTGGATACGCTGCACAGGCAGACGTCACAGATGAGAGCCCTGACAGAAAATTACCTGCCAGCTCCTTCTCTCACTCTACACTGTTGGGAGATGGGAAGCAGTCACCTGGAATGATCACAAGCCCTGGTGAACACATTCTGACACCTGATAGCTCCCTCACCAAGAGTCCTGAGTCCTTGCCAAGCCCTGCCATGGAGGATATTGCCATGGAGTGGGAAGATAAAGTTCCAGAGTTGAAAGACAGACTCCCagagcagaaggagaagggaCCTGAGCCAAAGGATGAAGTCCTAGAGCAGAAGGATACTGTCACAGAGCAGAAGGGTACAGCCATCTATCGCAAAGATGAGgttctggaagaaaaggacaaggcTGTGGAACAGCAGGATAAGGCTTtggaacaaaaaggcagagactTAGAGCATAGGGACACAGCCCTGGAACAAAAGGACAAGGCCCtggaaggaaaagacaaagaCTTAGAACCTAAAGACAGAGACTTAGAACCAAAAGACAAGACCTTGGAACAGGAGGACAAGGTCCCAGGAGAGAAAGATGAAATCTTAGAACAAAAAGTCAGAGACTCTGAACATAAAGACAAGGTTCCAGAGGACAAGGTCCCTGAACTGAAGGGCAAGGCCTTAGAACAGAAAGATGAAGCCCCTGAGCAGGACAAGGCCCCGGAACAGAAGGACAAGGCCTTGGAAAAGAAGGACCAGGCTTTAGAACAAAAATACTTGGCCCTAGAACAGAAGGGTGAAGCTCTGGAACAAAACATTTGTCCAAAGGCTGTTGAACAAAAAGACAAGATTCTGGAAGAGAAGGACAGAACTCAGGAGCAGGAGAGTCCTGTGCAGGAGGATAAAACCATGACACTAAAGGAGAAGATCCTAGAGGAAAAATCTCCAGAAAAAGTCAAGGCTGTGGGACATAAGGAAGAAGCTCTGCTGGAGAAGACCAAAGCTCTGGGGCTGGAAGAGAGCCCAGTGCAGGAGGACAAGGCCCGGGAGCAGGACGAGAAGTACTGGAAGGAGCAGGACGTGGTCCAGGAGTGGCAAGAAACATCTCCAGCCAGAGGAGAGCCAGCTGGAGAACAGAAGGAGCCTGCCCGGACATGGGAGGACACATCTCCTGAGCAGGAGGACAGGTACTGGAGGGGCACAGAGGATGTGGTCCTGGAACAGGACACATACTGGAGGGAGCTGAGCTGTGAGCGGAAGGTCTGGTTCCCTCATGAGCTGGGTGGCCAGGGGGCCCGGCCACGGTTCACAGAAGAGCGGGAGAGCACTTTCCTCGATGAGGGGCCGGATGATGAGCAGGAAGTGCCCCCCTTGGAGCCTACACCCAAGAGTCCCTGGGCCTCAGACTTTAAGGGCTTCCAGGAGCCCTCACCACAGAAGGAGCTGGAGGTGGAGCGCTGGCTTGCTGAGTCACCAGTTGGGCTGCCACCAGAGGAAGAGGACAAGCTGACTCGCTCCCCTTTTGAGATCATCTCTCCTCCGGCCTCCCCACCTGAGATGGTTGGACAGAGGGTTCCGCCAGCCACAGGACAAGAGAGCCCTATCCCAGAGCCTAAGCCCATGCCACCCATGAGGAATGAGCCCACCACCCCGTCATGGCTGGCTGACATCCCACCATGGGTGCCCAAGGAcagacccctgccccctgcacccctgtCCCCAGCTCCAGCTCCCCCAACACCTGCCCCACAGCCACTCACTCCTGCGCCCTTCTCTTGGGACACAGCCGAGTATGACAGTGTGGTGGCTGCAGTGCAGGAGGGGGCAGCTGAGTTGGAAGGCGGGCCGTACTCCCCCCTAGGGAAGGACTACCGCAAggctgaaggggaaagggaagaagaaggtGGGGTTGGGGTTCCTGACAGCAGCCCCCTCGGGTCAAAAGTCCCAGAGGCCAGCGCGAGCCTTGCCTCTAAGGAGCCCGAGCAGACCGAGCCAGAGCAGAGAGAGCCCACACCCTATCCCGATGAGCGAAGCTTCCAGTACGCAGACATCTATGAGCAGATGATGCTCACTGGGCTGGGCCCTGCATGCCCCACTAGAGAGCCTCCACTTGGAGCAGCTGGGGATTGGCCCCCACACATCTCAGCCAAGGAGGAGGCTGCTGGCCAATGCACATCTGCAGAGAAGGAGCTTTCATCTCCTGTCTCACCCCATCGCCTCCAATTCGACACTCCAACCTTCAGCTATGCAGCTCTGGCGGGACCCACCATACCCCCCAAGCAGGAGCCTGAGCCAGGGCCAAGCGTGGATCCCAGCCTCACCCCACCTGCAATACCCCCCCGTGCTCCTATCCCCCAGAGCAAAGGCCCAAGCCCCCCACTTAATGGTAACATCCTGAGCCATAGCCCAGATAGGAGAACCCCATCCCCCAAGGAACCAGGCCGTGGTCACTGGGATGACAGCACGAGGGACTTGGAGCTGGAGAAGGGGGCTCGGGAGCAGCCTGAGAAAGAGGCCCAGTCCCCAAGTCCCCCGCAGCCCATGCCTGCAGGCCCCTCCGCCCTGTGGCCTGAAAGTGAGGCACATACCAGCCCTTCCTTGGACTCCCACCTGGGTCCTGCCCGACCCAGCCTGGACTTCCCTGCATCAGCCTTTGGCTTCTCCTCATTGCAGCCAGCTCCTCCACAGCTGCCTTCTCCAGCAGAACCCCGCTCGGCACCCTGTGGGTCCCTTGCCTTCTCTGGTGACCGAGCTTTGGCTCTGGCTCCAGGGCCCCCCACCAGAGCCCGGCATGATGAGTACCTAGAAGTGACCAAGGCCCCCAGCCTGGACTCTTCACTGCCCCAGCTCCCATCACCCAGCTCTCCCGGGGCCCCTCTCTCCAGTCTTCCGCGACCTGCCTCACCAGCCCTATCTGAAGGCTCCTCTTCTGAGGCCACCACACCTGTGATGTCGAGTGTGGCTGAGCGCTTCCCTCCCGGCCTGGAGGCTGCAGAACAAGGGTCTGTAGAGCTGGTCCCAGGAATGGAACCAGCTGCCCATGGCCTCTGGGACCTCACTGCTCTGAGCCCAGCACCTCCAGCTTCACTGGACCTGGCCCCAGCTCTGGCTCCAAGCCTGCCTGGAGACATGGATGAGGGCACCCTGCCCTGCCGCCTGGAGTGCTCAGgggcagccaccaagaagccaagCCCCTTACAGGGCCCCTCCAGGGATCGTGCCACCAATGGCCCAACTGAAACCAGCCCCaagcccccaggccctgccccagctgaggctgagaaaggaaAGGCTGAGGCCTGTCCCGCCTGGGAACGTGGGGCCTGGCCTGAGGGAGCCGAGAGGAGCTCCAGGCCTGGCACGCTGCTCTCCCCAGAGCAGCCACGGTGCCCTGGAGGGGCCTCTGGAGACCAACCTAGAAGTGTCTCCCCTGAGATGGAGGCTGGGCCCCAGGGATGTGCTGCTGAGCCCCGGCCGCATCGTGGGGAGCTCTCTCCGTCCTTCCTGAACCCACCTCTGCCTCAATCCACGGATGACAGTGACCTCTTAACTGAGGAAGCTCGGCTGGTAGGGAGAGGGGGGCGGCGTCGGGTGGGGGCTGCAGGGGCCACAGGGGGCCCCTGCCCCGTGGCAGATGAGACACCCCCGACGTCAGTCAGCGACTCGGGCTCCTCGCAGTCAGATTCTGACGTTCCACCAGAAACTGAGGAGTGTCCATCCATCACAGCTGAGGCAGCCCTCGACTCAGATGAAGATGGGGACTTCCTGCCTGTGGACAAAGCTGGTGGGTTTAGTGGGACTCACCATCCCAGGCCTGGCCATGACCCACCCCCTATCCCCCAGCCAGACCCTcgcccagcccctccccgcccTGACGTGTGCATGGCTGACCCCGAGGGGCTCAGCTCAGAGTCTGGAAGGGTAGAGAGGCTACGGGAGAAGGAGAAGACACAGGGGAGAGTCGGCCGCAGGGCCACAGGCAGGGCCAAGCCAGCGTCTCCTGCCCAGCGTCTGGATCTTCGGGGAAAACGCTCACCCACCCCTGGTAAAGGGACTGCAGATCGAGCATCCCGGGTGCCACCCCGACCACGCAGCACTCCAAGCCAGGTCACCCCAGCAGAGGAAAAGGATGGACACAGCCCCATGTCCAAAGGCCTAATCAATGGACTCAAGGCAGGACCAA CGGCCTTGGGTTCCAAGGGCAGCTCTGGCCCCCCTGTATATGTGGATCTTGCCTATATCCCGAATCATTGCAGTGGCAAGACTGCTGACCTTGACTTCTTCCGACGAGTGCGTGCATCCTACTATGTGGTCAGTGGGAATGACCCTGCCAATGGCGAGCCGAGCCGGGCTGTGCTGGATGCCCTGCTGGAGGGCAAGGCCCAGTGGGGGGAGAATCTTCAG GTAACTCTGATCCCTACTCACGACACGGAGGTGACTCGTGAGTGGTACCAGCAGACTCATGAGCAGCAGCAACAACTGAACGTTCTGGTCCTGGCGAGCAGCAGCACCGTGGTCATGCAGGATGAGTCCTTCCCAGCCTGCAAGATTGAGTTCTGA